One genomic region from Apodemus sylvaticus chromosome 1, mApoSyl1.1, whole genome shotgun sequence encodes:
- the Pprc1 gene encoding peroxisome proliferator-activated receptor gamma coactivator-related protein 1 isoform X7, producing MRPYWRPCRATWMPPLYPSLRTLSPFDSIPDSELLVSPRESSSLHKLLNLSRTPPERDLITPVDPLGPSTGSSRVSGVDMSLADSPWDFSPPPFLETSSPKLPSWRPSRARPRWGQSPPPQQRSDGEEEEEVAGFSGQMLAGELDNLVNNLDFPMHLACPEEKDTSEAADVAVPAPGDESISSLSELVRAMHPYCLPSLTHLASLEDELQDQSDDLTVPEGCVVLEIVGQAATAGDDLEIPVVVRQIPSGAQAVLLDESEGASPALQLLTPTVESGMEDAVPKVASCPDQELPLSSACLLEPREIMESLAPKEPQNLPANASRGSQRVPRKGRKKKNKEQPTACLEGSTRRLRPSSRRQSTAATEVNSQAGSLQKQPQEELRREAAAPQSRGKPRAWARAWAAALEKTGSENLETNAGQDSPAEEDALDLCPKLVETSQANSTLSLNDSAQADSMPVDSVEGDSPAVGNAVPVDQASSSIELVGSLPGGPMLTSPVLADKTDLEPTVAIPTSDTSAPSDAILANTVAVDPVPNDLAPVDPVLVKCRPTDPRRAAAAAAQGSRPSLESADHPKVTPEVKNALGPLKVEGSTSAPTQEARPRPLSLSEYRQRRQQRQPEAEDRNSQPPAGKWPSLPETPKGLADIPCLVPSAPAKKPAPQRSPIALPETYSVSVGSNPASPTPEPSASKLTASAHSEQVSSHEMPLPVRPPPPTLPSVSPAGPIPSTVPTPLPFPPSIPPLLPSSGHGVPSLPPPPLQLPGLPVSMRQMPPDPYTQYAPVPPWPCYPSVSPSAYSCLPPPPTMPIVSGTPGPYAVPPTCNVPWVPPPAPVSPYSSSCAYGSLGWGPGPQQPPFWPTVSPPSLSSASTGRALPPSKVEPSGHPAGPSEDVLPVPVAPSLSSRPASPIAPPVEPTKLEAQPVPISPQPKHKVSALVQSSQIKAPPTLSAEGVVFEESVSERLKPETQESRPREKPVSMALKAAPIPKQSTVAKLPAVHPARLRKLSFLPTPRAQGPEDVVQAFISEIGIEASDLSSLLEQFEKSEAKKESPLPASADSLAVGNSGSSDTPQEKKPLDRLQAPELANVAGLTPPATPPHQLWKPLAAVSLLAKAKSPKSTAQEGALKPEGITEAKPPAAACLQEGIHGPSPVHVGSGDHDYCVRSRTPPKKMPALVVSEVGSRWNVKRHQDITIKPVLSLGSAAPPLPCTPTSQEPLDHRTSTEQAEPAAPCFAPSTLLSPEASPCRNEMNARTPSEPPDKQRSMRCYRKACRSVSPPSLGWQGRRGRSSRSVSSGSSRTSEASSSSSVSSSSRSRSRSLSPPNKRWRRSSCSSSGRSRRCSSSSSSSSSSSSSSSSSRSRSRSVSPCRRSDRRRRSYRSNDHYQRQRVLQKERAIEERRVVFIGKIPGRMTRSELKQRFSVFGEIEECTIHFRVQGDNYGFVTYRYAEEAFAAIESGHKLRQADEQPFDLCFGGRRQFCKRSYSDLDSNREDFDPAPVKSKFDSLDFDTLLKQAQKNLRR from the exons ATGAGACCCTACTGGAGACCATGCAGAGCTACATGGATGCCTCCCTTATATCCCTCATTGAGGAC CCTGTCCCCATTTGATTCCATTCCTGATTCGGAACTGCTTGTGTCTCCTCGGGAGAGCTCCTCT CTGCACAAACTGCTCAATCTTTCTCGGACACCCCCAGAACGTGACCTTATCACCCCAGTTGACCCTTTGGGACCCAGCACAGGAAGTAGTCGGGTGAGCGGG GTTGACATGTCCCTTGCAGATTCTCCGTGggacttctctcctcctcctttcttggAAACTTCTTCCCCTAAGCTGCCTAGCTGGAGACCCTCAAGAGCAAGACCTCGATGGGGTCAGTCCCCTCCTCCTCAGCAGCGCAGtgatggagaagaggaggaggaggtggctgGATTCAGTGGTCAGATGCTTGCTGGTGAACTCGACAACTTGGTGAACAACTTGGACTTCCCCATGCACCTGGCGTGCCCTGAGGAGAAAGACACGTCCGAGGCAGCAGATGTGGCAGTGCCAGCCCCCGGCGATGAGAGCATCTCCTCCTTGAGTGAGCTGGTGCGGGCCATGCATCCGTACTGCTTGCCCAGCCTCACCCACTTGGCATCGCTTGAGGATGAGCTTCAGGACCAGTCTGATGACTTGACAGTGCCCGAGGGTTGTGTGGTGCTAGAGATTGTGGGCCAGGCTGCCACAGCTGGGGACGACCTGGAGATCCCAGTGGTGGTGCGGCAGATTCCTTCTGGAGCCCAGGCTGTGCTCCTGGATGAGTCTGAAGGAGCCAGTCCTGCCCTGCAGCTACTCACGCCCACTGTGGAGTCTGGGATGGAAGATGCTGTGCCTAAAGTTGCTTCTTGCCCTGATCAAGAATTACCACTGAGCTCTGCCTGCTTACTGGAGCCCAGGGAAATCATGGAGTCGTTGGCACCCAAGGAACCTCAGAACCTACCTGCTAATGCAAGTCGGGGTTCTCAGAGAGTTCCCAGAAAgggcaggaagaagaagaacaaggagCAGCCAACAGCCTGTTTGGAAGGCTCCACCAGGAGGCTGAGACCATCTTCTCGACGACAGTCTACTGCAGCTACAGAGGTGAACTCTCAGGCAGGCAGCTTACAGAAACAGCCTCAGGAAGAGCTTCGGAGAGAGGCTGCAGCCCCTCAGAGCAGAGGGAAGCCACGGGCTTGGGCTCGGGCATGGGCAGCTGCCTTGGAGAAGACTGGGTCTGAGAACTTAGAGACAAATGCAGGACAGGATAGTCCTGCTGAAGAAGATGCTCTAGATCTCTGTCCTAAGCTGGTTGAGACTAGCCAAGCCAACTCCACTCTCTCCTTAAATGACTCTGCTCAAGCTGACTCCATGCCGGTTGACTCTGTTGAGGGTGATTCCCCTGCAGTTGGCAATGCCGTACCTGTTGACCAGGCTTCATCTAGTATAGAGCTGGTTGGTTCTCTCCCAGGAGGCCCAATGTTGACTAGCCCAGTCCTGGCTGACAAGACAGATCTTGAACCCACTGTGGCTATTCCCACTTCAGATACCTCGGCTCCATCTGATGCTATCCTAGCTAACACAGTGGCAGTTGACCCTGTTCCAAATGACCTGGCTCCAGTAGATCCTGTGCTGGTTAAGTGCAGACCCACTGATCCTAGgcgtgcagcagcagcagcagctcaggggAGCCGTCCTTCCCTAGAGTCCGCAGACCATCCTAAGGTCACCCCTGAAGTCAAGAATGCCCTAGGTCCTCTGAAGGTGGAAGGTAGTACCAGTGCTCCAACCCAAGAAGCCAGACCTCGGCCTCTCAGCCTGTCTGAGTACCGTCAGCGAAGGCAGCAGCGGCAGCCAGAAGCAGAAGACAGGAATTCTCAGCCCCCAGCTGGCAAGTGGCCTAGTCTCCCAGAGACCCCCAAGGGGCTGGCAGATATCCCTTGTCTTGTTCCTTCGGCCCCAGCAAAGAAGCCAGCTCCACAGAGAAGCCCTATAGCTCTACCAGAGACTTATTCTGTGTCTGTGGGTTCTAATCCTGCCTCCCCTACTCCTGAGCCTTCTGCAAGCAAACTTACCGCTTCAGCTCACTCTGAACAGGTGTCATCTCATGAGATGCCACTTCCAGTTAGGCCACCCCCTCCTACTTTGCCGTCTGTGTCTCCTGCTGGGCCCATCCCTTCCACAGTACCCACTCCTTTGCCATTTCCTCCGAGCATacctcctctgcttccttcaaGTGGCCATGGAGTCCCCAGCCTGCCCCCGCCTCCTTTGCAACTTCCTGGACTTCCAGTGTCAATGAGACAAATGCCACCTGACCCCTATACTCAGTATGCCCCTGTGCCACCCTGGCCTTGTTACCCCTCCGTGTCCCCTTCTGCCTATTCTTGTCTGCCCCCACCACCAACGATGCCCATAGTGTCTGGTACTCCTGGTCCCTATGCTGTACCCCCAACTTGCAATGTGCCTTGGGTACCCCCTCCTGCACCCGTTTCACCTTACAGCTCCAGCTGTGCCTATGGATCCCTTGGGTGGGGCCCAGGGCCGCAACAGCCTCCCTTTTGGCCTACTGTCTCTCCGCCTTCGTTGTCTTCAGCCTCTACTGGAAGAGCTCTTCCCCCATCCAAAGTGGAACCCAGCGGTCATCCAGCTGGTCCTTCCGAAGATGTGCTCCCTGTGCCAGTGGCTCCTTCcctaagttctaggccagccagccCCATAGCTCCACCAGTAGAACCTACAAAGCTGGAGGCTCAGCCAGTGCCTATATCTCCCCAACCGAAACACAAAGTCTCCGCCTTGGTACAGAGTTCCCAGATCAAGGCTCCACCAACTCTGTCTGCTGAGGGTGTAGTTTTTGAGGAGTCTGTATCAGAGAGGCTAAAGCCTGAGACCCAGGAGAGCAGACCAAGGGAGAAGCCTGTCTCCATGGCTCTCAAGGCTGCTCCCATACCAAAGCAGAGCACTGTCGCAAAACTGCCAGCTGTCCATCCAGCCCGTCTAAGGAAGCTGTCCTTCCTGCCCACCCCACGTGCTCAGGGTCCTGAGGATGTGGTGCAGGCATTCATCAGTGAGATTG GGATTGAAGCATCAGATCTGTCCAGTCTATTGGAGCAGTTTGAGAAATCAGAAG CCAAAAAGGAGAGTCCTCTCCCGGCTTCTGCTGACAGCTTGGCTGTAGGAAATTCAGG CAGCAGTGACACTCCCCAGGAGAAGAAACCCCTAGACCGGTTACAAGCCCCAGAACTGGCCAACGTGGCAG gGCTCACCCCTCCAGCCACCCCTCCCCACCAGTTATGGAAACCCCTGGCTGCTGTCTCACTGTTGGCCAAGGCCAAATCTCCTAAATCTACCGCCCAAGAGGGAGCCCTGAAGCCTGAAGGAATTACAGAGGCCAAGCCTCCAGCTGCCGCCTGCCTCCAAGAAGGGATCCATGGCCCCAGTCCCGTCCACGTGGGCTCTGGGGACCATGACTATTGTGTCCGGAGCAGGACACCCCCAAAAAAGATGCCTGCCCTAGTCGTTTCAGAGGTGGGCTCCCGATGGAATGTCAAGCGCCATCAGGACATCACCATCAAGCCTGTCTTGTCCTTGGGCTCAGCTGCTCCCCCACTCCCATGCACACCTACTTCCCAGGAGCCGCTTGATCACAGGACTAGCACTGAGCAGGCAGAGCCGGCAGCGCCTTGTTTTGCCCCATCcaccttgctgtctcctgaggcctCACCCTGCCGGAATGAAATGAACGCTAGGACTCCCTCTGAACCCCCAGACAAGCAGCGGTCAATGCGCTGTTACCGAAAAGCCTGCCGATCAGTCAGCCCCCCAAGTCTGGGCTGGCAAGGCCGCCGTGGCCGCAGCAGTCGCTCTGTCAGCTCTGGGTCCAGCCGGACCAGTGAAGCGTCCTCATCCTCATCGGTGTCTTCCTCATCCCGGTCCCGGTCCCGGTCCCTCTCCCCCCCCAACAAGAGGTGGCGAAG GTCTAGCTGCAGTTCCTCTGGACGGTCCAGAAggtgttcctcctcttcctcctcgtcctcctcttcctcctcgtcctcatccAGTTCCAGAAGCCGGTCTCGCTCTGTGTCCCCTTGCAGGAGAAGTGACCGGAGGCGGCG CTCTTACCGTTCAAATGACCATTACCAAAGGCAGAGAGTGCTGCAAAAGGAGCGTGCAATA GAAGAAAGGCGGGTGGTCTTCATCGGGAAAATACCTGGACGGATGACTCGGTCAGAGCTCAAACAGAGGTTTTCTGTTTTTGGAGAAATTGAGGAGTGTACCATTCATTTTCGTGTCCAAGG TGACAACTATGGATTTGTCACTTACCGTTATGCTGAAGAGGCATTTGCAGCCATTGAGAGCGGTCACAAGCTGCGGCAGGCAGACGAGCAGCCCTTTGACCTCTGCTTTGGGGGCCGGAGGCAGTTCTGCAAGAGGAGTTACTCTGATCTTG ACTCCAATCGGGAAGACTTTGACCCTGCTCCTGTAAAGAGCAAATTCGATTCACTTGACTTTGATACATTGTTGAAACAGGCCCAGAAGAACCTGCGGAGGTAA